Proteins encoded together in one Caldicellulosiruptor saccharolyticus DSM 8903 window:
- a CDS encoding S-layer homology domain-containing protein — MKKFKRLIAIVTVLLFALSIMAPAFAQDETTTEETAGSVYDQAAKILQDKGILKGNEQGDLMLDKTLTRAEILAMIIRATGQEDVVKDYVYAEQSFKDVPQDHWAFAYVEAGKDLGIVNGYPDGTFKPDKPVKFEELCKMLVAAKGESPAAGTWPINYVRKALDLGFFNGIEDEVGIGTVVIRGQAAVAFANAFFPPEKTIVVKDVKAVANDTIEVYVDVYLNNEPATLEDGDVIPLDFEIKDAKDESKTVAVTLIDTQASDFGAGKLVLKTAAQTEGATYKLYFKGNDTGKTFVAVPVQLQVAKVEVPNLKQVVVTFNRDVKDVYAVDTNNYEIKVGDTTKSIGAVRLSEDKKKVTLILKDDLANGDKVKVTLKTGLGLQEAYTTEIGPVQDGTAPAIVKVTAENPQKLRVEFSEPVKNYANPANYTLNGMYLVKEVKGFNEDSSIDPNVIILNLYIPLNVGNNTLSVTGVTDIAGLLVVNPSMSFSVAEDKSPIELKNVTATLSQVKLEFSKAIQSIVSVSLSNGIIAGTSIDGNIVTITSGDELATCIPVSGAKVTIEVKDYTGQTAKFEKYVVPTIDTERPTVKSVSVPDAYTVKVTFSEDVRVPNVSDNKIIVKDKDGNQKVISVITWDTDSSGNQIKNTLKVVLASALPAGVVTVQVSGIEDLTPLKNASLPQTVTATLSDTSAPQVVAPIVYNDASGDTTELYITFDKTLNAASANTATNYKYLDSSFALKDFSSATATLLANGKTVKLVIKDTDFANMTYLQIIGVADTNGNKTTVAIAKSATNFVDSNSAVVTIDSTNGVQAVSTTQLKVFLTGNINEYTLYAGDFEVKAGTNTIGVLYATWDAGSRAVVLNLATAIGADAKKDGNPVTVGIKANSITKDLLGRSINSGNAVGPVTASDKIAPTITAVEAVYNATYNVTEVTVKFSETTVVNQVYVLDQFKVYIGGAITNPDIGVVVNSDNIVFKFSGDKRYSAIKVDYVPAYEADRRVKDSAGNELAQTSMSGTWK, encoded by the coding sequence ATGAAAAAATTCAAAAGACTTATCGCTATCGTAACAGTATTGCTTTTTGCCCTATCAATAATGGCGCCTGCGTTTGCCCAGGACGAAACTACAACAGAAGAGACAGCTGGTTCTGTGTATGACCAGGCAGCAAAGATTCTCCAAGACAAAGGCATCTTGAAAGGTAATGAGCAAGGCGACCTGATGCTCGACAAGACTCTTACGAGAGCGGAGATCTTGGCAATGATCATCAGAGCAACAGGTCAAGAAGATGTGGTAAAAGACTATGTTTATGCTGAGCAGTCATTCAAAGATGTTCCACAGGATCACTGGGCATTTGCATATGTTGAGGCAGGTAAAGACCTTGGCATTGTAAATGGCTACCCAGATGGAACATTCAAGCCAGACAAACCAGTCAAATTTGAAGAGCTGTGCAAGATGCTTGTTGCTGCAAAAGGTGAGAGCCCAGCAGCTGGAACATGGCCAATCAACTATGTAAGAAAAGCTCTTGACCTTGGTTTCTTCAATGGTATTGAAGATGAAGTTGGGATCGGGACAGTGGTAATCAGAGGTCAAGCAGCGGTTGCATTCGCAAATGCATTCTTCCCACCAGAGAAGACAATAGTTGTTAAGGATGTTAAAGCAGTTGCAAATGACACAATAGAGGTTTATGTTGATGTATATCTCAACAATGAGCCTGCAACACTTGAAGATGGAGATGTAATTCCTCTTGACTTTGAGATTAAGGATGCAAAAGATGAGTCAAAGACAGTTGCTGTAACATTAATAGACACTCAGGCATCTGACTTTGGAGCAGGAAAGCTTGTATTGAAGACAGCAGCGCAAACAGAAGGTGCTACTTACAAACTTTACTTCAAGGGTAATGATACAGGCAAGACATTTGTGGCAGTTCCAGTACAGCTTCAAGTTGCAAAAGTTGAAGTACCAAACTTGAAGCAAGTTGTTGTAACGTTCAATAGAGATGTAAAGGACGTTTATGCTGTTGACACAAATAACTATGAAATTAAAGTAGGAGATACAACAAAGTCAATTGGAGCAGTGCGACTGAGCGAAGATAAGAAGAAGGTTACACTAATTTTGAAAGACGATTTAGCAAACGGGGACAAAGTTAAAGTTACACTCAAAACAGGTTTGGGTCTTCAAGAGGCATATACAACTGAAATTGGCCCTGTACAAGATGGAACAGCTCCGGCTATAGTAAAGGTTACAGCTGAGAACCCGCAGAAGCTTAGAGTTGAGTTCAGTGAACCAGTTAAAAACTATGCAAATCCTGCAAATTATACATTGAACGGAATGTACCTCGTAAAAGAAGTTAAGGGATTTAATGAAGATAGTTCTATAGACCCGAACGTAATTATTTTGAATCTTTACATTCCTCTGAATGTTGGTAATAATACATTGAGTGTTACAGGTGTTACAGATATAGCTGGGTTGCTTGTAGTAAATCCATCGATGAGTTTCAGTGTTGCAGAAGACAAGTCACCTATTGAATTGAAGAATGTCACAGCAACTCTTAGCCAGGTTAAGCTTGAGTTTAGCAAAGCAATACAGAGCATTGTAAGTGTATCGTTGTCAAATGGTATTATAGCTGGCACATCAATAGATGGTAACATAGTAACAATAACTTCTGGTGATGAGTTGGCAACTTGCATACCAGTATCTGGTGCTAAGGTTACAATAGAAGTTAAAGATTATACTGGGCAGACAGCAAAATTTGAAAAATACGTTGTTCCAACAATTGACACAGAAAGACCAACTGTTAAATCAGTTTCAGTTCCAGATGCTTATACAGTAAAGGTAACATTTAGTGAAGATGTACGTGTTCCTAATGTCTCTGACAACAAGATTATTGTGAAAGATAAAGATGGTAACCAGAAAGTTATTAGTGTAATTACCTGGGATACAGACAGTAGTGGTAATCAGATTAAGAATACATTGAAAGTTGTATTGGCTTCGGCTCTACCAGCAGGTGTTGTAACAGTTCAAGTAAGCGGTATTGAAGACCTTACACCACTTAAGAATGCAAGCTTGCCGCAGACAGTTACAGCTACACTATCTGATACAAGTGCACCGCAGGTAGTTGCTCCAATAGTATACAATGATGCTTCTGGCGACACAACAGAACTCTATATAACATTTGATAAGACATTGAATGCAGCAAGCGCTAATACAGCTACAAATTATAAGTATCTGGATAGCAGCTTTGCACTTAAAGATTTCAGCAGTGCAACTGCGACATTGTTGGCAAACGGTAAGACTGTAAAACTTGTAATTAAAGATACTGATTTTGCTAATATGACATATCTGCAGATAATTGGTGTTGCAGATACAAATGGAAATAAGACAACAGTTGCGATTGCAAAAAGTGCTACTAACTTTGTAGATTCCAATTCAGCAGTTGTTACAATTGACTCAACAAATGGAGTTCAGGCTGTTTCAACAACACAGTTGAAAGTATTCTTGACTGGCAATATTAATGAATATACACTTTATGCAGGTGATTTTGAGGTCAAAGCAGGGACAAATACAATAGGAGTTCTTTATGCAACATGGGATGCAGGTAGCAGAGCTGTTGTTTTGAACCTTGCAACAGCAATTGGTGCTGATGCTAAGAAAGATGGAAATCCAGTAACTGTAGGAATCAAGGCTAATTCAATTACAAAGGACCTGCTTGGAAGATCAATTAATAGTGGCAATGCAGTAGGACCAGTGACTGCAAGTGATAAGATTGCACCAACTATTACTGCAGTTGAAGCTGTATACAATGCAACATATAATGTTACAGAGGTTACAGTTAAATTCAGTGAAACAACTGTTGTAAATCAAGTGTATGTTCTTGATCAGTTTAAGGTATATATCGGAGGAGCAATAACAAATCCTGATATAGGCGTTGTTGTTAACTCCGACAATATAGTCTTCAAGTTCAGTGGTGACAAGAGATACAGCGCAATTAAGGTAGACTATGTACCAGCATATGAAGCAGATAGAAGAGTAAAAGATAGTGCTGGTAATGAACTTGCGCAGACAAGTATGAGTGGAACATGGAAATAA
- a CDS encoding methyl-accepting chemotaxis protein yields MKREKGKTEKKQNLKFEWLSKFVKGGRLAQKFAILIFGILVIPILIIDIISISTATNSVLSESKKSYLAATDSTARYFQLAFKTAQNNGTQLMSNELIQRLYSESKQAALDEYQKMTLQSDANKAVQSLLVTNNMFAGVYILVDKEKSLYYPSLVFEINYDKLKKTPWYKKIIDAGGPILIESHAEEFDSVAKASNANLPEYAFSIGMPFKDIATNETLGVLLLDISKQWMRDTLQDTQISQNGGYMLALCSSGNVILPSEWENKMKLTPDKNTQFVKKILESQAAGKTNGAFHTAFAGKQFLITYSQVPDTNWTIVGMIPVSQLVEAARRLELIIIVLTILFTLIALVIGIYYALRIVRDLERVTKTFAVAEKGDLTVTLDIKRDDEIGLLSHSFNNMAKNIKALIEKGVNLSKEVSSAISTLTTIASETAAASNEVAKAISEIAEGASNQAKEATNVVETVSKFGEKIDTIVSSASQMSTLSKSVSQLSNKGTEVVNTLNNVTHETVHITDTMIQTINQLAEYSRSIGKIIQVLSGISEQTKLLALNASIEAAKAGDAGRGFAVVASEIRKLADQSKESTREVEDMIKKIVAQTKAAQEVADKVENVIDQQNSAVENVASAFSNIKSAMDELIKGIENITESISAIDKEKDTIIHSIENISAISEETAASSQEVSASTQEQLAAIEELRAMTEQLNKLSQDLQAAMQIFKV; encoded by the coding sequence GTGAAAAGAGAGAAAGGAAAAACGGAGAAAAAGCAAAATCTTAAATTTGAATGGTTGAGTAAGTTTGTTAAAGGTGGGCGACTTGCCCAAAAATTTGCTATTTTGATTTTTGGTATATTAGTTATTCCAATTTTGATTATTGATATAATATCAATTTCTACTGCAACAAATTCGGTATTAAGCGAGAGTAAAAAATCATATCTTGCTGCGACTGACTCAACTGCGCGCTATTTCCAACTTGCATTCAAAACAGCTCAGAACAATGGAACTCAGCTTATGTCTAACGAACTTATTCAAAGACTTTATTCTGAATCGAAACAAGCTGCGTTAGATGAATACCAAAAAATGACATTACAATCTGATGCTAACAAAGCTGTACAAAGTTTATTAGTAACGAACAATATGTTCGCAGGCGTATATATTCTTGTGGATAAAGAAAAGTCATTATATTATCCTTCCTTAGTTTTTGAAATTAACTATGACAAATTAAAGAAAACACCATGGTATAAAAAGATAATAGACGCTGGAGGCCCAATTTTAATAGAATCTCACGCTGAAGAGTTTGACAGTGTGGCAAAGGCAAGCAATGCTAATTTGCCTGAATATGCATTTTCGATTGGGATGCCATTTAAAGATATTGCAACAAATGAGACTTTGGGTGTTTTGCTTCTTGATATTAGCAAGCAATGGATGAGAGATACTTTGCAGGATACTCAAATAAGCCAAAATGGTGGATATATGCTGGCTTTGTGTTCGTCAGGCAATGTAATTTTACCTTCTGAGTGGGAAAATAAAATGAAATTAACACCAGATAAAAACACTCAGTTTGTCAAGAAAATATTGGAATCACAAGCAGCAGGAAAAACAAATGGTGCTTTTCACACTGCATTTGCCGGCAAGCAGTTTTTGATTACATACTCACAGGTTCCTGATACAAACTGGACTATTGTTGGAATGATTCCTGTTTCACAACTTGTAGAAGCGGCAAGAAGGCTTGAGCTTATTATAATTGTGTTGACAATTTTATTCACATTAATCGCGCTTGTGATAGGTATTTACTATGCTTTGAGGATTGTTAGGGACTTAGAAAGGGTTACAAAGACCTTTGCTGTTGCTGAAAAAGGAGACTTGACTGTTACTTTGGATATTAAAAGAGATGACGAAATAGGCCTTCTTTCCCATAGCTTTAACAACATGGCAAAGAACATAAAGGCCTTGATTGAAAAAGGTGTAAATCTTAGCAAAGAGGTTAGCTCTGCAATCTCAACTCTTACCACAATTGCTTCCGAGACAGCTGCTGCATCAAACGAGGTTGCAAAAGCAATTTCTGAGATTGCAGAAGGTGCGTCAAATCAGGCAAAAGAAGCAACAAACGTTGTTGAGACAGTTTCTAAGTTTGGAGAGAAAATTGACACAATTGTTTCATCTGCAAGCCAAATGAGTACCCTTTCAAAAAGCGTTTCACAGCTTTCAAACAAGGGAACAGAGGTTGTCAATACCTTAAACAACGTTACTCACGAGACTGTTCACATTACAGATACAATGATTCAAACAATCAATCAGCTTGCAGAGTATTCAAGGTCGATTGGGAAGATTATTCAGGTTTTAAGTGGAATTTCTGAACAGACCAAACTTTTGGCTTTGAATGCCTCAATAGAGGCGGCAAAAGCAGGAGATGCTGGACGTGGTTTTGCAGTTGTTGCAAGCGAGATTAGAAAACTTGCTGACCAATCAAAAGAGTCAACAAGGGAAGTAGAGGATATGATAAAGAAGATTGTAGCTCAGACAAAAGCTGCACAAGAGGTTGCGGATAAAGTAGAAAATGTCATTGATCAGCAAAACAGTGCAGTTGAGAATGTTGCATCTGCATTTTCTAACATAAAAAGCGCAATGGATGAACTTATAAAAGGAATTGAGAATATCACTGAGTCAATTTCTGCAATTGATAAAGAAAAAGATACTATTATTCACAGTATAGAAAATATCTCTGCTATTTCAGAGGAGACAGCAGCATCTTCACAAGAGGTTTCTGCCTCGACACAGGAACAGCTCGCAGCAATAGAAGAACTTCGAGCCATGACAGAGCAGCTAAACAAACTTTCTCAAGATTTACAGGCAGCTATGCAGATATTCAAGGTTTAA
- a CDS encoding ABC transporter substrate-binding protein, with translation MAILAVLSLVLSLFTFAFASSSKTVRLGVNLELSGAVAQYGQRTLEGLKMAVEEINKKGGVLGKKIELVVFDNKSDKTEALNIATRLATKENVLALLSPVTSGATKSASIAATRYRVPLVSATATDDSVTIDERTGKTKAYVFRICFNDSFQGSVMANFALKTLKVKTAAILYNAASDYSKGLYKNFKETFTKGGGKVVAEEAFQQGEQDFNGILTKIRDKKPDVIFTPVYYDDAGLIIKQARELGMWMPILGTDGFDDPKVVEKAGKKYATNIFFSTHYSSQDTDKRVQDFVKRYKQKYKIEPNALSALGYDLGYFMADAIKRAGSTTDREKLRRALENTKNFVGLTGIISIDSKHNAKKSAVIIEIKNGVHRFKQKLNP, from the coding sequence TTGGCTATTTTAGCTGTTCTTAGTTTAGTCTTAAGCTTGTTTACCTTTGCTTTTGCTTCAAGCTCAAAAACAGTAAGGCTTGGAGTTAATCTTGAGTTGTCTGGCGCTGTTGCGCAGTACGGACAGAGGACTTTAGAAGGACTTAAGATGGCAGTTGAAGAGATTAATAAAAAGGGTGGAGTTTTAGGAAAGAAAATAGAGCTTGTTGTATTTGACAACAAATCTGACAAGACAGAAGCGCTAAATATTGCAACAAGGCTTGCAACAAAAGAGAATGTTTTAGCCCTGTTAAGCCCTGTGACATCAGGTGCAACAAAATCTGCTTCAATTGCCGCAACAAGATACAGAGTGCCGCTTGTGTCAGCTACTGCTACAGATGATTCGGTTACAATTGATGAAAGAACTGGCAAGACAAAGGCGTATGTATTCAGAATCTGCTTTAATGACTCGTTCCAAGGAAGTGTTATGGCAAACTTTGCACTCAAGACGTTAAAGGTAAAAACAGCAGCAATTCTTTACAATGCAGCGTCTGATTACAGCAAAGGTCTTTACAAGAACTTTAAAGAGACATTTACAAAAGGTGGCGGTAAAGTTGTAGCAGAAGAAGCGTTCCAGCAGGGTGAACAGGATTTTAATGGGATATTGACAAAGATAAGGGACAAAAAGCCAGATGTTATCTTTACACCTGTTTACTATGACGATGCAGGACTTATAATCAAGCAGGCAAGAGAACTTGGAATGTGGATGCCAATTCTTGGTACAGACGGCTTTGATGACCCAAAAGTTGTCGAAAAGGCAGGGAAAAAATATGCAACAAATATCTTTTTCTCAACCCACTACTCATCACAGGATACAGACAAGAGGGTTCAAGACTTTGTGAAGAGATACAAGCAAAAATACAAGATAGAACCAAATGCCCTCTCAGCACTTGGGTATGACTTAGGATATTTTATGGCAGATGCAATAAAACGTGCAGGTTCTACAACTGACAGAGAAAAACTGAGAAGAGCCCTTGAGAATACTAAAAACTTTGTCGGCTTAACAGGCATTATTTCAATTGACTCAAAACACAACGCTAAAAAGTCTGCAGTGATAATTGAGATTAAAAATGGCGTGCACAGATTTAAACAGAAGTTAAATCCGTAA
- a CDS encoding type II TA system antitoxin MqsA family protein → MMNRAYCPECKKHVEIKVEKNLVKEYKGVQVNVEEHAPHCSECDTELLVPDIENENLKRLYQRYRELTGLITPEEIQKIREKYGLSQRELGQILGWGKMTINRYERGALPSKSHSDILKLILTSEGFFRKKVEETFKSGRITERTYQKIMEKIRDFLADLKKKIISAELEHLEDIYNGFRRFDFEKLENLISYIAEKVENLYLSSLNKFLWYIDFMHFKRCLRSIPGLRYIKYAYGPVIEKFAYKEIAAYPSDKYTIEEYETPDGAIQTKIKSKGNYDLSVFTPEELETINMVIDALKDKTCSAISELSHKEVGWQQTPLRELISYEYAKTVSLDNQALQK, encoded by the coding sequence ATGATGAATAGGGCATATTGTCCGGAGTGTAAAAAGCATGTTGAAATTAAAGTTGAAAAAAATCTGGTTAAAGAATATAAAGGTGTGCAAGTCAATGTTGAAGAACATGCTCCACATTGCAGTGAGTGCGATACTGAGTTGCTTGTGCCAGACATCGAAAACGAAAATCTAAAAAGGCTCTATCAACGCTATAGAGAGTTGACAGGCTTGATTACCCCTGAAGAAATCCAGAAGATAAGAGAAAAATATGGACTTTCTCAAAGGGAGCTTGGGCAGATACTTGGCTGGGGCAAGATGACAATAAACAGGTATGAAAGAGGAGCTTTGCCTTCTAAATCACATAGTGATATTCTTAAACTGATTTTAACATCTGAAGGGTTTTTCAGGAAAAAAGTGGAAGAAACATTTAAATCTGGGAGAATAACTGAAAGAACATATCAAAAAATAATGGAGAAAATCAGAGACTTTCTTGCTGATTTGAAGAAAAAAATTATCTCTGCAGAGCTTGAACACCTAGAAGATATCTACAATGGATTCAGAAGGTTTGACTTTGAAAAGCTTGAGAACTTGATAAGCTACATTGCTGAAAAAGTTGAAAATTTATATTTGAGCAGTCTTAATAAGTTTTTATGGTATATTGATTTTATGCACTTTAAACGTTGTTTACGTTCAATACCTGGCTTAAGATACATCAAATATGCTTATGGGCCAGTGATTGAAAAATTCGCATACAAAGAAATAGCAGCATACCCAAGCGATAAGTACACTATTGAGGAGTATGAGACTCCTGATGGAGCAATCCAAACAAAGATTAAGAGCAAAGGCAATTACGACCTATCAGTATTTACCCCAGAAGAATTGGAGACCATTAATATGGTCATTGATGCATTGAAAGATAAAACGTGCAGCGCTATTTCAGAGCTGTCTCACAAAGAAGTTGGATGGCAACAAACTCCGTTGCGTGAACTAATCTCATATGAGTACGCAAAGACAGTAAGTTTAGACAATCAAGCCCTACAGAAATAA
- a CDS encoding type II toxin-antitoxin system MqsR family toxin — protein sequence MLIDDVKDILLDLQPEDYVKGPEQDHLDNKEGDIWIFKNSRYLDVCIYIKLRYNPPEEVVCISFHEYEPQEKGVKKNDE from the coding sequence TTGCTAATAGACGATGTAAAGGACATATTGTTGGACCTTCAGCCAGAAGATTACGTCAAAGGACCAGAACAAGACCATCTTGATAATAAAGAAGGTGATATTTGGATTTTCAAAAACAGCAGATACCTGGATGTTTGTATATACATAAAACTAAGGTACAATCCACCAGAAGAAGTGGTGTGCATTTCTTTTCATGAGTATGAGCCTCAAGAAAAGGGGGTGAAAAAGAATGATGAATAG
- a CDS encoding beta/alpha barrel domain-containing protein, with the protein MVCAVKKSFQDFEKGAPNYFREIFPYESIPRVIFDSASVPMNIPSKLYVTDSTFREGQQAISYIGKENVAKIFEYLHYVDNGTGTIKYSEFFLYTNYHKQCVQECLKKRFKFPKVVGWVRSKKDELKLAKEFGLDEVGILMSCSDYHIYKKFQKTRSEIAARYIDIIQEAFSLGITPRVHLEDITRSDIENFVIPLILAIEEMAKKCDKKVYFKLCDTLGFGVPYEYASLPRSVPKLIYTISKSTDVPPERLEWHGHNDFYKAQSNAVCAWLYGASMVNCSIRGIGERTGIAALEVAILDLVQIKDENAPNLNFEALDELLEFTSRFEVMK; encoded by the coding sequence ATGGTATGTGCAGTAAAAAAGAGTTTTCAAGATTTTGAAAAAGGCGCTCCTAATTACTTTAGAGAAATATTTCCATATGAGAGTATTCCAAGAGTTATATTTGATAGTGCTTCAGTTCCAATGAATATACCGTCAAAACTATATGTAACAGACAGCACGTTCAGAGAAGGTCAGCAGGCTATTTCGTATATAGGAAAAGAAAATGTAGCAAAGATTTTTGAATATCTTCACTACGTTGACAATGGCACTGGAACTATAAAATATTCCGAATTTTTTCTTTATACAAACTATCACAAACAGTGTGTTCAGGAATGCTTGAAAAAAAGATTCAAATTTCCAAAGGTAGTTGGGTGGGTGAGAAGTAAAAAAGATGAACTAAAACTTGCAAAAGAGTTTGGGCTTGATGAGGTAGGGATTTTGATGTCATGCTCAGACTATCACATCTACAAAAAGTTTCAAAAAACAAGGTCAGAAATTGCTGCCCGGTACATCGATATTATACAAGAAGCCTTTTCACTTGGTATTACCCCAAGAGTTCATCTTGAAGACATCACAAGATCAGATATTGAAAATTTTGTCATTCCGCTTATTTTGGCAATTGAAGAGATGGCCAAAAAGTGTGACAAAAAGGTGTATTTTAAACTGTGCGACACTTTGGGATTTGGTGTGCCATATGAGTATGCAAGCTTGCCACGAAGCGTTCCTAAACTGATTTACACTATTTCAAAGAGCACCGATGTTCCACCAGAGAGGCTTGAGTGGCATGGTCACAACGATTTTTACAAAGCTCAAAGTAATGCAGTCTGTGCGTGGCTATACGGTGCTTCAATGGTAAACTGCTCTATAAGAGGGATAGGTGAGAGAACTGGCATTGCAGCTTTAGAGGTTGCAATATTGGACCTTGTCCAGATTAAAGATGAAAATGCACCAAATTTAAATTTTGAGGCTTTAGATGAGCTTTTGGAGTTTACCTCAAGGTTTGAGGTTATGAAGTAA
- a CDS encoding molybdate ABC transporter permease subunit — MKKVFILSVPFLIFLLLPFLNLLFVVPYSKLINMIIKKETITAFGLSFFTASICCILAFLIGTPFAYLLASTKRRIAFLELIIDLPNVLPPILMGVLLLLLYGKIGFVGRILDKASLEIPFTTFAVILAQLFVSIGYYLKVAYSSFLAIDKQLKEEGFILGLDELGILWRVYLPVARKGLVIGILGTFSRALGEFGATVVFAGNVFGKTQTISLYLYKLYVQNQEETYSVSFVMIIISYLILYLTKKLLNNVDY; from the coding sequence ATGAAAAAGGTATTTATTCTTTCAGTTCCGTTTTTAATATTTTTGCTTTTACCTTTTTTAAATTTACTTTTTGTTGTACCATACTCAAAACTTATTAATATGATAATAAAAAAAGAGACCATCACAGCCTTTGGGCTTTCTTTTTTTACAGCCAGCATCTGCTGCATTTTAGCATTTTTAATAGGCACACCTTTTGCATACCTTCTTGCCAGCACAAAAAGAAGAATCGCTTTTCTTGAGCTGATAATAGACCTTCCAAACGTCTTGCCACCAATCTTGATGGGAGTGCTCTTGCTTCTTTTGTATGGCAAAATCGGATTTGTGGGGAGAATACTTGACAAAGCTTCTCTTGAGATACCTTTTACCACCTTTGCAGTAATACTTGCTCAGCTTTTTGTTAGTATTGGATACTATTTAAAAGTAGCATACTCTTCGTTTTTGGCCATAGACAAACAGCTAAAAGAAGAAGGCTTCATTTTAGGTCTTGATGAGCTTGGAATTTTGTGGCGTGTGTACTTGCCAGTTGCGAGAAAAGGACTTGTGATTGGTATACTTGGCACATTTTCAAGGGCGCTTGGCGAGTTTGGCGCAACAGTTGTCTTTGCGGGTAATGTCTTTGGAAAAACTCAAACAATCTCACTTTATTTGTACAAACTATACGTGCAAAATCAGGAGGAAACTTATTCTGTGAGTTTTGTGATGATAATAATTTCATATCTAATTCTTTACTTAACAAAGAAACTTTTGAACAATGTTGACTATTGA
- the modA gene encoding molybdate ABC transporter substrate-binding protein: protein MKIRSKWIKLFVISIFVIAVLAAALFCTYSRFAFSKTTKAQSSKNDKLVLFVPNTLEAVVEKIADQFEKEKNCKIEMNVAGTHVLVTQLKSGASCDVFFSADKRYIEEIKEKRYINSYLTFAKTTLAIVSSSKKVKSFEDISKKGVKLCIADPVSPIGMWTQQFLNKVKDKDPALYKKILQNVISQEFQITDVIQKVKTMQADAGIVYLTDAKNSKLGIVSIPDEYNVQAYHYVGVIKTSEKNKLVKEFIKFLSSKKVKAILQSAGYE, encoded by the coding sequence ATGAAAATTAGGTCAAAGTGGATAAAATTATTTGTAATCTCAATTTTTGTAATAGCTGTACTTGCGGCTGCTTTGTTTTGTACCTATTCTCGATTTGCTTTCTCAAAGACTACAAAAGCTCAGAGTTCTAAAAATGATAAGCTTGTCCTTTTTGTACCAAATACTTTAGAGGCGGTTGTAGAAAAAATAGCTGACCAGTTTGAAAAGGAAAAAAATTGCAAGATTGAAATGAATGTTGCAGGTACTCATGTGCTTGTGACGCAGCTCAAAAGTGGCGCTTCTTGTGATGTATTCTTTTCTGCAGACAAAAGATACATTGAAGAAATAAAAGAAAAGAGGTATATAAATAGCTACTTGACATTTGCTAAAACTACTCTTGCTATTGTCAGCTCATCAAAAAAGGTAAAAAGCTTTGAGGATATATCTAAAAAAGGTGTAAAGCTTTGCATAGCAGACCCTGTTTCACCAATTGGTATGTGGACACAACAGTTTCTAAACAAAGTAAAAGACAAAGACCCTGCCCTGTACAAAAAGATTTTGCAAAATGTCATCTCACAAGAGTTTCAGATTACAGATGTTATCCAAAAAGTCAAGACAATGCAGGCTGACGCGGGGATTGTTTATCTCACAGATGCCAAAAATTCAAAACTGGGTATTGTTTCTATTCCTGATGAATACAATGTTCAGGCTTATCATTATGTTGGAGTAATCAAAACATCTGAGAAAAATAAGCTTGTAAAGGAGTTTATAAAGTTTTTAAGTTCAAAAAAAGTCAAAGCTATTTTACAGTCAGCAGGATATGAATAG
- a CDS encoding NifB/NifX family molybdenum-iron cluster-binding protein, which produces MKRKRVAIATSDGKLVNRHFGNSGNFLIVDLFDDGSCDLICVREFKDQENETCSSQQKMEKRVEMLRDCDVIIANKVGLCALEKLSDKIVLERHGFVKDAIKEVLDLFMT; this is translated from the coding sequence ATGAAAAGAAAAAGGGTTGCAATTGCCACCAGTGATGGAAAGCTTGTGAACAGACACTTTGGTAATAGTGGTAACTTTTTGATTGTTGATTTGTTTGACGATGGCAGCTGTGATCTAATCTGTGTTAGAGAGTTTAAAGACCAAGAGAATGAAACTTGCAGCAGCCAGCAGAAGATGGAAAAGAGAGTTGAGATGCTAAGAGACTGTGATGTGATAATAGCAAACAAAGTTGGGCTTTGTGCGCTGGAAAAACTTTCTGACAAGATTGTTTTAGAAAGACATGGGTTTGTGAAAGATGCTATCAAAGAGGTTTTGGATCTTTTTATGACTTAA